ACGGAATCGAAATTTATGCATGGCATGGACAGAATGTAAAAGAGTTCTACTGGTCAATTGAACAAACTCTTAAAATAAAACCTAATTTAACATTAGATGATGGTGCAGATTTAATTTTTACAGTTCATAACAAATATCCTGAATTAGCAAAAAATATTATTGGTGGAACAGAAGAAACAACAACTGGTGTTCATAGACTTCGTGCAATGGCAGAAGCAAAAAAATTGCTATATCCTGTAATTGCAGTTAATGATGCTGAAACTAAATGGGATTTTGATAATGTTTATGGTACCGGTCAATCATCAATTGATGGAATATTAAGAGCAACTTCTGTTTTACTGGCAGGTAAAAATTTTGTGGTTGCTGGATATGGACATTGCGGTCGGGGTGTGGCAATGCGAGCCGCCGGGATGGGTGCTAATGTAATTGTCACAGAAGTAAAACCAACTGCCGCACTCAAAGCTGCTCTCGATGGATTCCGTGTTATGCCAATGGACGAAGCAGCTAAAATTGGCGATATATTTATTACTGCTACAGGTGTAAAAGATGTAATTGTATCCAGACACTTTAAAGTTATGAAAGATGGTGCTATTGTATGTAACACAGGGCATTATGATTGTGAGATAAATATTCCTCAACTACAACAGTTAAGCAAATCTAAAAGAATTGTACGACCCAATAACGAAGAGTACACATTAAAGGATGGAAGAAAAATCTATCTTCTTGCTCAAGGTCGACTTGTTAATCTTGCTGCTGCAGAAGGTCATCCTTCTGAAGTAATGGATATGTCTTTTGCAAATCAATTTATGTCTCAGTTAAGATTGGTTAATTTAGCCAAGAAAGGAATTAAATTAGAACCTCAGGTGCTCGAAATTCCAGAAGAGCAGGATCAGGAAATTGCAGAAATTAAATTGAAAACTATGGGCTATAAGATTGATAAACTTACCAAAGAACAGATAAAATATATAAAAGATTATAGTGCAGGAACTTAAAAAAATAGAGACACGAATCTAAAGAATTGATTCGTGTCTCTTTACAAATTTATAATTGTGAAAAACATATATTATTAATTAACTGCTCATCAAAAGAAAAATTTTTCCCTTTTAACATATTAAAAAGTGTGCTCAATAAAATCCTTATATCCGTTGGTTTGCTAAGATACTTTTCACATCCTGCTTCGAGTGCATTAATTCTATCCTGATGAAATGCATAGCCTGTATAACAAAGTATAGGAATGTGTGAATATTTAGGATTCTTCTTAAGTTCACTTGCTAATTCAAGACCGTTTGTTTTTCCTCTTAAAGCAATTTCTAAAATTATTAAATCATAATTATCGTTCTGGAGATGATTGTAAACAGCTTCTGCAGAATCGCACACAGTTACAATGAAATACTTACTTAAAAATAATTTTAGAAACTTTTGATTATCAGCATCGCCATCGGTAATTAAAATTTTGGGTTTCTTATTATCTAAGACTTCCATTTCATATCTCCTTTCAAGATAATTGTAAAAACCGAGCCCCTCCCAGGCTCACTTTTTACTTTTATTTCTGCTTTATTAAGGTCAAGAAAATGTTTAACGAGTGTAAGTCCCAATCCTGTACCCTCGTATAAACGTGTATAAGACATATTTGCTTGAGTAAAAGGTGTAAATAATTTTTTTAAATACTCTTCCGATATTCCAATCCCGGTATCGGCTACTTCTATTATAAAATTGTTCTCCCTTTTATCTAAAGTAATCTCAACTTTACCATGTTCTGTATATTTTATTGCATTATCAACAAGTTGAATTAATGATTGAGAAATAGAATAATGATCTGCAATTACAATTGCATCATTATTCTTACTATTAACAATTAACTTAATATCTTTTTCTTCTGCGTGACTTTCGAATTCTTTATACACTGCTTTTAATACAGCATTTAAGTCTATTTGTTCAAAACGTGGTTGATATTGATGCGTTTGAACCTGAGACATATTTATAAGTAAATCAAAAGTACGATAAAGTCTTTTACTATTATTAATCATAGCAAGATATGCATGCTTTTTCTCTTCAGTAATATCTTTTTCGTTAGCGAATAAGTCTGCATAACCTATAATAACATTGAGTGGAGAACGAATTTCATGTGATATTTGAGATAAAAAATATTCTTTCAACTTGCGGGATTCATCAGCTTTTTCGAGAGCAATTTTTAATTCACGCTCAGTCTTTTTCAATTCACTAATATCTCTTCCATAAACCTGACACACATTCAATTTTGGAATCCCTGCAATCAAAAATTGAAATGGATTCCCTGCTAATGAATCTGTATAGGTAATAGTTTTTCCATTCTGAATAATATCTTCAATATCAAATTCTTTTATAAATGGTAATACAGTATCTACCTGTTCACCAAGAAGCATTCTATGTGGAATAATTTTATGAGCTGAATTATTTGCAAGAATAATTTTACCTTTATTATCAAATCGGAAAATTGGATCAGGTGCAAGTTCAGCAAACAGAGCCATAAGCTCTGTCTGCTGATTTTTTAATTTCTCCTCTTCAATAATATGTTTTCTTCGCATAGGTAAAACAATATACCTGAAGAAAACATAGATAACAGAAAGGACTACAACTATCAAAATTAGAGAAAATAAAACCGGATTATCTGGACTTAAGAGCGATACGGGTTTTATCTTCTCTAAAGATTGAAAAGAAGAGTCCAAAGGCGATCTGAAAGATACTTGTAATAAAATAAAATGCAGTAGCATCAGAAAAACCTAATACAAGATTTAATATTTTTGTAATTATAGTTAATTCATAAAACATTAATACTAAATAGAATATGTTAATAGAATTCATTGAAACAGCATTTATAATAAATTCCTTTAAAAAATTTATAAATATAAACCAATGTAAAAGTATGTAAATAAAATAATGTAAATTTATTCCCCCGAAGAATCCAACATATAATAATATCAGTCCAATAAGTAAATAAAAATATTTGTATTTAATTCTATTATTAACATTAATCGAAAACACCAATAACATAAAAAAAACAAGCATATAATATGCAGTTACATAATTAGAAAGTTTAACATATTGAAGCAATATTGATATTGGATCACTAATTGCTAAAATCAAAAAATAAAAAAACAATTTATTTTTTCTTTGTCTAAAAGCTGGTAATAACCAAATAATAATACTTATAAAAAAGAGATTTTTTAATATATCTATCATTGAATTATATACATGCTGGTGGACAAATCATTGAAGCTTCCAACGTATAAACACCATCACTCAAACTAAACACTGCATTTGGTGAAGTAGCTGTTGTGTTTAGTTCCAAGTTATTTAATCCTCTTATTTCAAAATAAATTACTGAACTTTTACTGCTATTTAAAAATTCTTCTACTACTTCTTTACTAAATACAAAAGCTTTCTCATTAGCACTTAACGAAACATTATCTCCCAATAACGAAATTCGTCTCGAATTTAGAATTAAAGGCAATTTACCTTTTAATGAAAAGAAAACATATTTATCTGCCTTAGCAAGAGCTGCTTTTAGCAAATCTTTTCTTACGGGAATTGTGATCGATGGTTTCCCAAATAATTGATTTGCTTCTTCTTTAGCAAAGATTTTACCAATTCTTAATTCTTTGCTCTGTGCTGATACATTCGATACTAAAAGTGTACCGAAGAAAATTACAAAACAGAAATAAACTATTTTTTTCATACATACCCCCTTTTATGTAGGTTTAATTTATTTATAACAATGATAGGAAAAGTTTTTGTTAATATATCGATTATCATAAAAAAATACACTAAAAATTTCATGAGTGAATAAAAAAATTTGCATTGCCCTCTGTGTTTATTTTCAAGAAATCAATTAAAATCTTCCTTCTATCTCAAAGCCACAATAACTACATTTATTTTCTTTGAGTCTATATTTGAGTATTGAATGCCAGTCGCGTACAATCAATTCTTTCTTACAATTCGGGCAATAAGTTGTTTGACCATCAACATCGTGAATATTACCTGTATAACAATATTTTATTCCAGACTCAAGAGCAATACTTCTTGCCATTCGCAGTGTTGATGATGGAGTTCTTTCTTTATCTCTCATTTTAAAATCGGGATGAAATGCAGTAAAGTGCAATGGCACACTATCTCCAAGATTTTCAAGTATCCAGTCACACATTCTTTTTATTTCATCGGGAGAATCATTTTCCTGAGGAATAAGTAATGTAGTAATTTCAAACCAGACATCAGTTTCATGCTTTAACCATTTTAAAGTATCGAGTACAGGTTCAAGGTGAGAAAAAGTTAATTTGTGATAAAATTCTTCCGAGAAAGCTTTTAAATCCACATTAGCTGCATCAATATATTTATAGACCTCTTTACGCGCCTCTTTATCAATGTAACCAGCTGTAACCATTACAGATTTAATTCCTTCTTCACTTGCAAGTTTTGATATATCAATAACATATTCACCAAATATAACAGGATCGTTATAAGTAAATGCTATTGAGGGCACCTGATACTTTTTTGCAAGTGCAACCACATCTTCCGGTGAAGCTTCAATTGAGTTTGTATTATCAAGGCGTGCCTTGCTAATTGACCAGTTCTGACAGAATTTACATCCAAGATTACATCCTGCTGTTCCAAAACTTAGAATTTGTGTGCCAGGATAAAAATGATTGAGTGGTTTTTTCTCGATTGGATCAATTGCAAAACCTGTCGGTCTTCCATAACCAATTGAATATAATTTGCCACCAATATTTTGTCTTATAAAACAAAATCCAGCCTGACCTTCGCCAATAGTACAATAGCGAGGACATAATGTGCAGAGAATTTTATTATTCTTAGTTGGTTCCCACCATTTTGCCAGTTTCAAATTTTCTAATTGTGCAATCATCTTTTCCCTTTCATACTTTTCATTTAAAGATCCAGATCGAAATATTTAATTAAACTACAAAGTAAGTAATGTTTGAATTCTCTGTGTCTTCTTTGCGATCCTTGCGGTTTCAAAACTTAAACCGCAGAGAGCGCCAAGATAGTTAAGATATAGTAAGAATATTTTTCAAACAACAACACATCTTATCCAGGTTCGTCTTCCTTTATCTTTCATTGGTTCGCCTGCTGTAAAAATAATTACATCTCCATCTTTAATCAAATTTTTTTCTTTAAGTAAATTCATTGAATTCTGAATTGCACTTTCTTCATCTCTAATTTTGTCAAGAAAAAATGGTTTAATTCCCCAGTGAAGATTTAAGGTGTTGAGTGTTTCAAATTTATCTGAAATGGCAAAAAGTTTTGCTTCTGGTCTAAATTTAGAAACAATATTTGCTTTTATTCCAAAGTGTGTAAATATAACTATTGCAGAAGCTTTCAATTGTTCAGCTGTTTTTACCACTGCAGCACCACTAGCATCAATCATATTTTCAAAAATATTTTCAGGTATTTGATAAGATATATTCTCATGCTCAGGGAATTCTGATTCTGTTGTAAGTAAAATCTGTTTCATTACTTTTACAGCTTCTACTGGATGATTTCCGACAGATGTTTCACCGCTTAACATAACCACATCTGTTCCATCCAGAACAGCATTAGCAATATCAGAAACTTCAGCTCTTGTTGGTACAAAATTTTGTATCATCGATTCAAGCATTTGTGTTGCTGTAATTACAAGTTTACCCACTTCGTTACATCTTCGTATAATTTTTTTCTGAATTACTGGCACCTGTTGAACCCCGATTTCAACTCCAAGATCCCCTCGAGCTATCATAATTCCATCTGAAGCTTTAAGTATTTTTTCAAAATTATCAACAGCTTCTTTCTTTTCTATTTTTGCAATTAATGGTATCTTATAACCTTTTTCTTCGAGCCACTTTCTTAAATTTATTATATCATTTTCTTCTCTCACAAAAGATAAAGCAATAAAATCAACTCTATGTTTAAGAGCAAATTCGAGGTCATTTAAATCTTTTTCTGTAACAGAAGGAGTGCTTAGTTTCATGCCTGGCAAGTTCATTCCTTTTTTGGGTTTGAGTATTCCCCCTTCCAGTATTCTGCAAATTAGTGAATCATCTTTCTTTTCTTCAATAACAAGTTTTATTAAGCCATCATCAATTAAAATAAAATCACCAATCTGGGAATCATCAATAAGTTTTAAATAACTCGTAGAAATTTTTTCTTTTGTTCCAATGATATTTTGAGTAGTAATCTCAATTGTATCGCCAGAATAAATTTCTATTTCAGGTTGAATTAAATCTCCTATTCTAATTTTTGGTCCCTGTAAATCAATTAAAATTGGTATGGGTAAAGATTTTTCCACGCATATATCATTAATCAAATGAAATAAATGTTCAAAATAAGCATGATTACTATGAGAAAAATTCAGTCTAAATCCATCTGCTCCTGCATCAATTATAGCTTCAAGTTTTTCTTTTGTATCTGTTGATGGACCAAGTGTTACAAGAATTTTTGTTTTAGCAAAGTTGTTTGTCATCTCTTCTTTTTTCTCCTGCTCTTTGTAGAACTTGTCTCTTGATTTGAATCAGATTTTTTAGTTGGTGTTGATTTCAGTCTTTTTTTCATTGCAATTAATTCTTTTTCAACAAGACCAAAAACTGTGTTGGCTTCGTGTCGACCATTAGCTAAAACTTTTCCTGCTTTAATACCTGTCAATATTTCGATTGCTTCTGATACTTCTGATACTGGATATATATGAAATTTTCCTTCTTTAACAGCATTAATTACTTCATCTTTCAGCATAAGATCTTTAACATTCTGCAATGGAATTATTACACCATGATTTCCATTCAAACCTTTTCTTTTACAAACATCAAAGAATCCTTCAATTTTTTCATTAACTCCACCAATTGGTTGAATCTCTCCTTTTTGATTAACAGAGCCAGTTATTGCAATTGATTGTTTTATTGGAATTCCAGAAATAGCAGAAAGCAAAGCACAAATTTCTGTAATTGAAGCACTATCTCCATCAATAAATCCATATCCCTGTTCGAAAGCAAGACTTGCAGTAAACGAAAGAGGAATGTGTTTACCAAACTTTTCTCTGAAGTAACCAGAAATTATCAATACACCTTTATTGTGTGTACTACCACTTAAACCAGCTTCACGTTCTACATTAATGATATTTCCACTACCAAGAGAAACAGAAGCTGTAATTCTTGATGGTTTACCAAATGAATAAGAACCACTATGATAAACTACAAGAGCATTTACAGTTCCAACACGTTCACCTTCTGTATCAATTAATAAAGTTCCATCATGAATCATTTGAGAAAGTTTAGATTCATAAAGTCCATGTCGTTCTTTTGAAGCTTCGTATGCCTGAACAACATGATAATCAGTAACCATTTTATCGCCATTATCACGTGCCCAGAAACTTGCTTCTCGAACTAAATCTGCAATGTAAGCAAATCGAGTTGTTAATTTATTTTTTTCTCCTGCATATCTTGCCCCATACTCAATCACTTTTGCAATAGCAGATTTATCGAACTCAAGTATTTTTTCAGTTTCAATTAATTTTTTTATAACTCTTGCATATTCATTTAATGCTTTATCAGTTTTAGTCATTTCATAATCAAAATCAGCTTTTATTTTGAATATTTTATTAAAATCATCTTCGTAAGCAGATAGAATTGAATAAATATAATTATTGCCAATTAGAATTACTTTTGTTTCGATCTGGATTGGTTCTGGTTTTAAAATACTTGGAGCGAACTGATAAAGATTTGCGAGATCCTGGATTTCCAGTTTTCCATAAAGTAAAACTCGTTTTAAAGATTTCCATACTCCTGGTTCACTAAAAGCATCAAGTGCATTAATAACCAGAAATCCTCCATTTGCTCTAAGCAATGAACCTGCTTTTATTCTTGTAAAATCTGCATACCATCCGCCATGTCCATCACTTATTCTTTCAATTGTACCAAACAAATTTGTATATGTTGGACTTGTCTCAATAATAACCGGTGTTTCTTTTGTGTGTGAGTTATCCAGAATAATATTAACTTCATATTCTTTCAAATAATCGACTATAATGCCACTCTCGGTTTCTTCTCTAATTGGTTTTTGACCTTTAAAGACATCAAGATTAAGAATAATATTTTCAGCTACTTGATCGAGATAATATTTTACTTTTTTGAATTTATATTTCTTTCTCAAATCATCAATTGTAACATTAACAATTACTCTTACAGCTTCTGTTTCGAGTTGAATTATTTTTTCTTGAAAATCCTGAGTAAGTTTTAAACTATCTTTAAAAACCTGCTGAAGTTCTTCCTGATAAGATGTATATTTATTAAAAATTTCCTGAGCCTGATCTTGAGTTAGTTTTTGTTCATTAACTAAATCCTGCAATTGAGTAACAAAGAAAGGTTGATTATCAATTACAGCCAGAATTTCGGGTCGCACCATTTCGCCCATTTTAACTTCGCCAAGTGTAAAATTATCTTTACGCAATTTATCTTCGAATCCAAGCATAATTGCTCTCTGCTTTTTAGTATATTCAGAAAGTAATTGTTTTTTTCTGGATACAAATGGTTCGTTAGATAAAACTTGAGGAATTCTTTCCTGTAAAAATCTTATTGCTCTATTTAAATCCCTTTTAAATTTTCTTGCCATACCAGCAGGAAATTGCAATAATAGTGGTCTATCTTCATCTTTAAAATTATTTACATATGCATAATCATAAAGTTCAGCTGAATTATTTGGGACAATCGATTCGAGCATTTTTTTAATTGTAGTAAGCTTGCCAGTACCAGATAATCCAGCAACAAAAATATTATAACCTGGACTTTTTAATTCCACACCAACTCTCAATGCTTTAATAGCACGTTCCTGACCAACTATTCCTTCGATTGGTTCTAATTTTTCTGTGCTTTCAAAATCAAATACTTGGGGGTCGCAAGTCCATTTTAAATCTTCTACTTTTAATTCACTATGTTTGGGTGCTTTTTTTAGTGACATAAATTTTCCCCTTATAGAAGTCATTTTCATTTTAAAAATATGAATTAAAGCAAA
This region of Rosettibacter firmus genomic DNA includes:
- a CDS encoding sensor histidine kinase, with translation MRRKHIIEEEKLKNQQTELMALFAELAPDPIFRFDNKGKIILANNSAHKIIPHRMLLGEQVDTVLPFIKEFDIEDIIQNGKTITYTDSLAGNPFQFLIAGIPKLNVCQVYGRDISELKKTERELKIALEKADESRKLKEYFLSQISHEIRSPLNVIIGYADLFANEKDITEEKKHAYLAMINNSKRLYRTFDLLINMSQVQTHQYQPRFEQIDLNAVLKAVYKEFESHAEEKDIKLIVNSKNNDAIVIADHYSISQSLIQLVDNAIKYTEHGKVEITLDKRENNFIIEVADTGIGISEEYLKKLFTPFTQANMSYTRLYEGTGLGLTLVKHFLDLNKAEIKVKSEPGRGSVFTIILKGDMKWKS
- a CDS encoding response regulator — encoded protein: MEVLDNKKPKILITDGDADNQKFLKLFLSKYFIVTVCDSAEAVYNHLQNDNYDLIILEIALRGKTNGLELASELKKNPKYSHIPILCYTGYAFHQDRINALEAGCEKYLSKPTDIRILLSTLFNMLKGKNFSFDEQLINNICFSQL
- the pyk gene encoding pyruvate kinase, with protein sequence MTNNFAKTKILVTLGPSTDTKEKLEAIIDAGADGFRLNFSHSNHAYFEHLFHLINDICVEKSLPIPILIDLQGPKIRIGDLIQPEIEIYSGDTIEITTQNIIGTKEKISTSYLKLIDDSQIGDFILIDDGLIKLVIEEKKDDSLICRILEGGILKPKKGMNLPGMKLSTPSVTEKDLNDLEFALKHRVDFIALSFVREENDIINLRKWLEEKGYKIPLIAKIEKKEAVDNFEKILKASDGIMIARGDLGVEIGVQQVPVIQKKIIRRCNEVGKLVITATQMLESMIQNFVPTRAEVSDIANAVLDGTDVVMLSGETSVGNHPVEAVKVMKQILLTTESEFPEHENISYQIPENIFENMIDASGAAVVKTAEQLKASAIVIFTHFGIKANIVSKFRPEAKLFAISDKFETLNTLNLHWGIKPFFLDKIRDEESAIQNSMNLLKEKNLIKDGDVIIFTAGEPMKDKGRRTWIRCVVV
- a CDS encoding Lon protease family protein, with protein sequence MSLKKAPKHSELKVEDLKWTCDPQVFDFESTEKLEPIEGIVGQERAIKALRVGVELKSPGYNIFVAGLSGTGKLTTIKKMLESIVPNNSAELYDYAYVNNFKDEDRPLLLQFPAGMARKFKRDLNRAIRFLQERIPQVLSNEPFVSRKKQLLSEYTKKQRAIMLGFEDKLRKDNFTLGEVKMGEMVRPEILAVIDNQPFFVTQLQDLVNEQKLTQDQAQEIFNKYTSYQEELQQVFKDSLKLTQDFQEKIIQLETEAVRVIVNVTIDDLRKKYKFKKVKYYLDQVAENIILNLDVFKGQKPIREETESGIIVDYLKEYEVNIILDNSHTKETPVIIETSPTYTNLFGTIERISDGHGGWYADFTRIKAGSLLRANGGFLVINALDAFSEPGVWKSLKRVLLYGKLEIQDLANLYQFAPSILKPEPIQIETKVILIGNNYIYSILSAYEDDFNKIFKIKADFDYEMTKTDKALNEYARVIKKLIETEKILEFDKSAIAKVIEYGARYAGEKNKLTTRFAYIADLVREASFWARDNGDKMVTDYHVVQAYEASKERHGLYESKLSQMIHDGTLLIDTEGERVGTVNALVVYHSGSYSFGKPSRITASVSLGSGNIINVEREAGLSGSTHNKGVLIISGYFREKFGKHIPLSFTASLAFEQGYGFIDGDSASITEICALLSAISGIPIKQSIAITGSVNQKGEIQPIGGVNEKIEGFFDVCKRKGLNGNHGVIIPLQNVKDLMLKDEVINAVKEGKFHIYPVSEVSEAIEILTGIKAGKVLANGRHEANTVFGLVEKELIAMKKRLKSTPTKKSDSNQETSSTKSRRKKKR
- a CDS encoding adenosylhomocysteinase → MDFKEGKYKVRDLKLASEGRKKIEWAESRMPVLMELREKYSRTKPLKGFKIAGCLHVTKETAVLIETLKAAGAQVSWSGCNPLSTQDEIAAALAKNGIEIYAWHGQNVKEFYWSIEQTLKIKPNLTLDDGADLIFTVHNKYPELAKNIIGGTEETTTGVHRLRAMAEAKKLLYPVIAVNDAETKWDFDNVYGTGQSSIDGILRATSVLLAGKNFVVAGYGHCGRGVAMRAAGMGANVIVTEVKPTAALKAALDGFRVMPMDEAAKIGDIFITATGVKDVIVSRHFKVMKDGAIVCNTGHYDCEINIPQLQQLSKSKRIVRPNNEEYTLKDGRKIYLLAQGRLVNLAAAEGHPSEVMDMSFANQFMSQLRLVNLAKKGIKLEPQVLEIPEEQDQEIAEIKLKTMGYKIDKLTKEQIKYIKDYSAGT
- the amrS gene encoding AmmeMemoRadiSam system radical SAM enzyme yields the protein MIAQLENLKLAKWWEPTKNNKILCTLCPRYCTIGEGQAGFCFIRQNIGGKLYSIGYGRPTGFAIDPIEKKPLNHFYPGTQILSFGTAGCNLGCKFCQNWSISKARLDNTNSIEASPEDVVALAKKYQVPSIAFTYNDPVIFGEYVIDISKLASEEGIKSVMVTAGYIDKEARKEVYKYIDAANVDLKAFSEEFYHKLTFSHLEPVLDTLKWLKHETDVWFEITTLLIPQENDSPDEIKRMCDWILENLGDSVPLHFTAFHPDFKMRDKERTPSSTLRMARSIALESGIKYCYTGNIHDVDGQTTYCPNCKKELIVRDWHSILKYRLKENKCSYCGFEIEGRF